Proteins from a single region of Hordeum vulgare subsp. vulgare chromosome 6H, MorexV3_pseudomolecules_assembly, whole genome shotgun sequence:
- the LOC123405875 gene encoding riboflavin biosynthesis protein PYRR, chloroplastic, with protein sequence MPPPPQPPLAAPAPAAPCPIRLRPAPTRRRLPAAPRAVSLAASHAHDAAFLSRAADVADRSAGLTCPHPNFGCVIARPEPEADGPEARVVGEGFLYAQGTRCAELLAAEEAGERARGATAYLNLEPGDCYGDSTAVASLVQAGITRVVVGLRHPLKHLRGKAIQSLRSEGIQVDVVGEDLQSKLFKEALTSCLIVNAPLLYRAAFRVPFSVLKYAMTADGKIAASSGHASWVSGRASRGRVFELRGRSDAVIVGGNTVRRDDPRLTARHVKGHVPVRIVMSQTCNLPEEANLWNVHEAYTIVATQRGARRDFQKKLAMKGVEVVEFDMLNPRDVMSYCYDRGYLSVLWECGGTLSAAAISARVIHKVYAFCAPKIIGGVTAPTPVGDLGMNQMTQAIDLIDVSYEQIDRDMLMSGFIQPIPDLSPVIPSADEIPSDDPEVSPYETNIISFYKTWDTFGAFSNFSPHPIDMPDEKGDCLTWPTVEHYYQAHKFVGVENPQASNIVQEIKRARSPEEAARIGRTRQREFPELLRPDWESMKIDVMYRALKCKFSTYAHLTEMLLSTAGSVLVEASPHDLFWGGGREGEGLNYLGRLLMQLRSEILGTVRTSVEARGQEV encoded by the exons atgccgccgccgccgcagccgcccTTGGCAGCGCCTGCGCCGGCAGCACCCTGCCCTATCCGGCTCCGCCCCGCAcccacccgccgccgcctcccagcCGCCCCCCGCGCCGTCTCCCTCGCGGCCTCCCACGCGCACGACGCCGCCTTCCTCAGCCGCGCCGCCGACGTAGCCGACCGCTCCGCGGGGCTCACCTGCCCGCACCCCAACTTCGGGTGCGTCATCGCCCGGCCAGAGCCCGAGGCCGACGGTCCAGAGGCCCGCGTGGTCGGGGAGGGGTTCCTCTACGCGCAGGGCACGCGCTGCgcggagctcctcgccgccgaggAGGCCGGCGAGCGCGCCCGCGGCGCCACCGCCTACCTCAACCTCGAGCCCGGCGACTGCTACGGGGACAgcacagccgtcgcctccctcgtgCAG GCAGGAATTACAAGAGTCGTGGTAGGTCTTAGACATCCCTTGAAGCACTTGAGAGGGAAAGCGATTCAATCACTGCGAAGTGAAGGCATTCAGGTCGATGTTGTGGGGGAAGATCTCCAGAGCAAATTGTTCAAG GAAGCTCTTACTTCATGCCTCATCGTAAATGCTCCATTACTTTACCGAGCTGCCTttcgtgttccattctctgttttGAAGTATGCTATGACTGCAGATG GCAAAATTGCAGCTAGTAGTGGGCACGCGTCTTGGGTAAGCGGCAGAGCATCCAGAGGCCGAGTATTTGAATTGCGTGGAAGAAGTGATGCTGTTATAGTTGGTGGAAATACAGTCCGCCGTGATG atcctcgaTTAACTGCAAGGCATGTGAAGGGGCATGTTCCAGTGCGCATTGTAATGTCACAAACTTGTAACCTTCCTGAAGAAGCAAATTTATGGAATGTTCATGAGGCCTATACAATAGTTGCAACACAAAGAGGTGCTCGGAGAGATTTCCAAAAGAAGCTTGCTATGAAGGGTGTTGAAGTAGTGGAATTTGACATGCTAAATCCTAGAGATGTTATGTCATATTGTTATGATCGTGGGTACCTTTCTGTATTATGGGAGTGCGGTGGGACCCTATCTGCTGCTGCTATATCTGCAAGAGTTATTCATAAG GTTTATGCATTCTGTGCTCCAAAAATAATCGGTGGAGTAACTGCTCCAACACCAGTAGGTGACCTAGGGATGAATCAGATGACTCAGGCGATTGATTTAATTGATGTTTCATATGAGCAG ATTGACCGTGACATGCTCATGAGTGGATTCATCCAACCTATTCCTGATCTATCACCTGTAATACCATCTGCGGATGAAATACCTTCAGATGATCCAGAAGTATCTCCATATGAAACAAATATTATATCCTTTTACAAGACTTGGGATACCTTTGGGGCTTTTTCAAACTTTTCTCCTCATCCAATTGACATGCCTGACGAAAAAGGAGATTGTTTGACATGGCCAACAGTGGAGCACTATTACCAG GCACATAAGTTTGTTGGTGTTGAGAATCCTCAAGCAAGCAACATTGTGCAAGAAATAAAGCGGGCAAGGAGCCCCGAAGAAGCTGCTAGAATAGGAAGGACCCGGCAAAGAGAATTCCCTGAATTG TTACGGCCAGACTGGGAGTCGATGAAAATCGATGTGATGTACAGAGCTCTGAAATGCAAGTTTTCAACTTACGCTCACTTGACCGAGATGCTGCTGTCGACGGCTGGCTCTGTCCTCGTCGAGGCCTCACCCCATGACTTGTTCTGGGGCGGCGGGCGCGAGGGCGAGGGCCTGAATTACCTGGGTAGACTGCTGATGCAGCTGAGATCAGAGATTCTGGGAACGGTTCGAACGAGCGTTGAGGCTCGAGGACAGGAGGTGTGA
- the LOC123402550 gene encoding NAC domain-containing protein 48-like: MEASRFGFQTAPAFKFDPTDADLVAHYLLPRAVGVRDPPFAHAIIDDDPASLPPADLFAKHGHGGSHHAFFLQTTDDAPESRERGVKGGAGGRWRGQKASVETVTLVHPGGGELDIQYRRSELTYEGDAGEGEDAGAAANTTGWVMHEYQIVSPPLLATVLSRISKAREDQQPATAAAAQN; the protein is encoded by the coding sequence ATGGAGGCCTCCAGGTTCGGCTTCCAGACGGCGCCGGCGTTCAAGTTCGACCCGACGGACGCCGACCTCGTCGCCCACTACCTCCTCCCGCGCGCGGTCGGCGTCCGCGACCCGCCCTTCGCCCACGCCATCATCGACGACGACCCGGCCAGCCTCCCGCCGGCCGACCTGTTCGCGAAGCACGGCCACGGCGGCAGCCACCACGCCTTCTTCCTGCAGACCACCGACGACGCGCCGGAGAGCCGCGAGCGCGGCGTAAAGGGTGGCGCCGGAGGCCGGTGGCGCGGCCAGAAGGCCTCCGTCGAGACCGTCACCCTGGTCCACCCCGGTGGCGGCGAGCTGGACATCCAGTACAGGCGCTCCGAGCTCACCTATGAAGGCGACGCGGGAGAGGGGGAGGACGCTGGCGCCGCCGCGAACACCACCGGCTGGGTCATGCACGAGTACCAGATCGTGTCGCCGCCGCTCCTGGCGACAGTGCTCAGCCGCATCAGCAAGGCCAGGGAGGACCAGCAGCCGGCCACCGCCGCCGCTGCTCAAAACTGA